Part of the Benincasa hispida cultivar B227 chromosome 11, ASM972705v1, whole genome shotgun sequence genome, TGAGAGTTTAGAAAACCTATAAAAAGAATCTAGTGGAGCTTAGAGGATCCATGGGAAGTGCATATTGAAGCTTAGTGGACGCATGGGGAGCTTAGAGTAAGAGTAATGGACTCATGGAGCCTAAAGGAGCTTAGAGAACCCATGAGTTGAGCCTAGTGGGGCTTGAAGGAGCCTAAGAGAGAGCTCAAGAGGACCCATGGGGAGAGGAGAGCTTAGAGAACCCGTAAGATGAGCCTAGAGGTACTTACAGAAATCATAGGGAGAACCTAGGAGAACTCATAGGACATATGGGAAGAGCCTAGAGGAGCTCAGATGACTGCATGGGAGGCCTCAAAGCAATTGAAGTTGAAGTCGCCTAGATTCATAACAAACATGACATAAAGGAAACGTTGAGAATTTGATTGGACAATGCATTAAACATCTATTACAGTAATGATGTAACAGACCAATAAATTAACTCGATAGTTCCAAAAATTTTATGAGGGATAAAGGCTTTATGATTAGCATTTAGTGACGGTTATGCTTTACTATTCTATATAAATGACCAAAGCCTCTAGTCGAAGGTACACCTAAAATACCCTTCTATTTTCTACAAGTTATTCACAAACTCAAGACCGAATTTGAGCATCGGAGCGTGTGTGACTTGGCACCACGCCGatgctcatttttttttttttttttttgtaggtatTTAGATTATTTTTCCCTGTAATACAAATTTATAATTGATCCATTTTTTGGCACAACAagttacaaataaaaaatttatacatatgaaatttagagacttattagatacaaaatgaGAGTTTAATGACCTATTATAGACAAATTGAAAGTTTGGATACtagacttttttcttttttcttcaaatacCATTTTTGTCCACCACTTTAGTTTTACTTTCAAATATCTAAAAATAGATTAAGTTAAAATCTTAAAACTTGTCCTTGTTATTAgattgaattttcttttaagttttttttttttttttttgtttaatgtgGGATaagggtgttcaaataacctgACAACTCGAATAaccggactacccaacccaaaatataagggatggattgggttagttttgtttttgggttggattaaactctttctatttttgttggctaaaaaaaattttgggttgacccaacccaacctgaatttgatatatataaataaaacatattttatatatttctctttatttacaatttgattattttgtattgattaatttgtaaacttaaatatttttattttaaaattgttatgatatttgtctttgtttaaagtttacaataaatatcttagatatttggtatttaacatttgaattttatgagattttaattattagtcctgtgttgtatataaatttacatatttttaattagaaaaaaataaattataacccgacaaccGTTTAAGGGGTTGGGTTAGacccaacccatgtacaccTCTTATGGAGTGGGAAATTGAACTTTAATACAAGTATTATGTCAATTGAACTAGGTTCATTTTAGTAAAAGAATTTTCAAGTTAACTCTCACTGAAATTGGTAAAATAATAATTCTAACtgtgtttttaaatttatagacGAAACTTGTAGAAATCGAttctaaaaaattaacaataaactaatattagaaaatgttaaattttaagtatataaattaaactaaaactaaaatagaataaagaTTAAAGTCGAAGTGCAAATATTTCTCGAACTAAACCCTAATCTTATATCTAAGAAATTATTATAAGATGGCTGGTTAGAAGtttatttcttttaacttttaaaattgtaaCTAATAGATATTTGtacttttgaaaaatatataaggTAGGGAAATGAACCTCTGATTTTGAGGTTGTAATAGAATCTTCATCTCTCAATTTTGCCTAATAATCTATGAATtagaaaataatgataataataagtcAAAAATTtactaaacacaaaattttcaTAGACCTATGAGCTATATACAATATGAAAcctgaaaatttaaaaaccaaaacttgtaattttaagaaatttaccatacaaaatatataatttgggtttcaattaatttttaatcctTGCCAAACTTTTCTACTCAAACATACATTTCCTTCATTCTgaaaatcaaatacatactattTTTACATGAGGGTAGAAAAACTGAGATAAAAGGTAATTCCACAATTCTTTGACATAGAACATCATTTGAGCAGGTGGTATATAGGGAATATTCATCACCCATTCAAAAGTTCTTAAATAGAACAAATGGGCTCTAATAAAGTAAtcaacaagaaaaataaaatgtttcaaCTTTCAACTATATAATAGATATGTTACCTCCTACCTTTCCATCATCCTTGGGGTACTTTATTTAGAGAGGGAAccaaaaacaaagaaacaaaaaaggCCTGTTATTGCAGATATTGAACTATCAGGAAAAACTACAACATCAAAGCAAGAAGTTCAAACAAAAACAGGTCAGTCAAAAAGATAAAATCCTATTTCAGATGATGTCACACagaagaaaattatgaaatcaTCCTGGGGGATCTACCAGTTtgtttcaaactatttatatcATCAAATACACAAACAAAACGTTGGGCAAGTGCTTGAAACTTATCATGGAAGGATTTTACGTCGATGGCGCGGTGTTTCTCGCCTCACATACATCTTCTCCATTTCGTTCAATGGCCTGCTTGAACCATTGGGCAAGCTGACAAACTTCCATCCACCACCACCTCCCCGCTTACCTCGAGGTCCCATTTTCTCTATTGTGAATTTCCACCCATCTGCAGCCCGACGCCTACTATATTTGTGATGAAAGACCTCTCCTGCAATCTGCATTTCAAAGAAACATGTTATGtgaaaattcttcaaaattataaaagtttGAGCAGTGAACATTTGAATTATAACTACTTATGCTATTGCAACTTCAGAATAATATAAGTCAATCCCACTAATGATAATAGTAGTGAGGTTAAAGATATTGTTAATAGAATTTTTGTCCAAAGTGGCAATTGACATGGGTGGTCTTTTTTATGCTTTTATATGACTATTATGTTCAACCATACTTTGTCATACCAATTTAGGATctgtaaaatatttttaataaaatttgagggTTACACCTCTCCTCTTTAGGAGGAAAAGCCTCAAGACTGTCTTTAGACTGTTTAACCATCGATCATTAATGTCATTTTCACATTTCAGAATCATCCACGTCCAATAAAGTAAGAATTATATGGTAAATTGCTTCAGGAAGATTCTCTTTCATTACTCACTAAGCCATTTCATATCCAAATAGTGTGACAAGTGTACAACAGAACTTACTTTCTTTTTGTTGAAATTCATCTTCTCGACAAATTCTTTATATAGCATATCATCTTCTTTTTGGGAGATCTCATAATGGACTTCATCCAAATCTCTGGTTGTACCGTCCCAACCCTCCGGCATAACCTTGAAATCGGGTTTGTATGGAAGGGATGCCACATGGAATTCCCGGTCATGGGATTTAAAGAATCTACAAGGAACAATGCCAATGGTAAACAAGATAAGATGGCAATTGTAAACAAGATAAGATGGCCATCAAGGAGACAAGACTTAAGAGGTCAATGCAAATGGTAAACGAGTTTATACTTTATACATGTCAACTTAAAAATCTATTGCGTGGTAACTTCAAAATCTTATGCACGTCAACATCTAGATATTTTACCTTCAAAGCCAATCACACAATGGGAGCAGTAATACAATCAAAATAACCTTAGAGAACGAACTGTCAgctaaaaaaaactttgaaacaTCGAACTTCACCTTAAAAGATTCATATTATCAATAGTGGTAGGCttgtgaaaaattaaaatataaaaactagaTTGAATTCAATCACTCAAATGGTTCgaggaagaaaaagattaaaagttATAATTCAAAGACAAAGTAATTAACATAATAAGTGTGTACGTCATGGAGAATTAAAATATTGGCCAGAACTAATGTTATCAAAGTTCAATTAACAGATGGCTTTATGAAGAGAAAGACTAATGAGTTGGGGTAAATCATTACTAAATGTTTACAATTCTCACGTCTTTCCTAATTTATTCAACCACAAATCTCAAAAAGCTCAATTGAAAGTCAGACAAGGAAACGTGTACCCtcacaaaatatcttttggATAAAAACAAAGATTAACAAATCGTAAACATAAAAGACAAAACAGGTGTTCTGGTGCCAATCACTTATCTGTCCGTGGTTTTCTTTCCTTTAAATGTTAAATCAAGATATTACAGAATAAGAGTCCTAAGAACAATGTTTTTATTATTCCAAAAGTGTGAAATCGTTTTTGCAAAGACAGAAATATGACGGGGTGAGTCACTTTTAGGATGCTATTCTGATATCCATCtcaattttactaaaaaaagaaatgaatataAGACTACTTATTAGCACTGTGATTCAAGAGAAGGATCGAATTTATAACATACTCAGGGCAGGTATCGAGTAAAAGCTCAACAGAATCATCCAATGGGTGGCCTAGTTTTTTCTCCTCTTCCTCTTCAAGCTCTTTCAGCCAAAGAATGGCATGGACCCTTTGCCTCATAATCCTGTAATCTTTAGCGAGCTTCTCGACGGTATATACCTCAGGGTTCTCCTTGTGCAAGCGATACATCTCAGCCTTCTCTGAGTCTTTGAGATAAGATCCTCTAGCACCAGGCTCTTTTACTTGTTTCAAAAGCATGCTCATCTCCCTCATCCTTTCACCCCACTTGTCCACAAAGTCCTTGCTTTTCCGGTTTTCCGCCTCTAATTCCCTTATTCTGTCTTCAATCTCTTGCAACCCAGAAACTAATGAAGATTGTGGTGATTTTGGTGAATCCTCCCCTCCACTAGTCCTGTGGCCTACAACCTCCCCATCAAAATGCTCTTTGGTCAATCCAGTAGACCAAGAAGAAACAGAATCCCAGCCAAAATCATCTGATGCGGTGCCAGAAAACGATTCACTCACACTCTTATCCGATTCATTCTTAGACTCACCTCCATCAAATCCACCAGATTTTGCAGAGAACTCTCTCAAATTGGTTAACCAAGCTCCTTGGGCATGCTTCAATGTTGAAACTGAATCAATAAGTAAATGAGATCCCACATTTTCTTTTAGAAGTTTTGAAGTAATTGTGGTTTTGCCAAGAGAAGTGGAACTGAGACGGCAAATTAAATGATGCAGATTTTGCATGGTCAAATTACAACCCTCTCTGAAAATGCCACAACAACAAATCCGTATCCCTTTAAAACCAGAACCTGAAGGCAAAATGAAGCTGAAATCACTCAAATTGGTGCCAAACAGCTTATCAATTCCAACAAATTTTTTTGGTGAAGAAAACTAAAagtgaattttcttttttgctttCTTCATCATCTTAAATTTTCCTGCTTATTTCTTCTAACATGTGATGCAATTTTAGTGTTACGTTTACATTTGAATTGATTGAACATTGGCTGAAGAAGAAATTaacaagaaaaaacaaaaggatTCGTCGATTGTTCTTCGTGAGTGAGTAGGGTAAATCAACCgaccaaaataaaaataaaacaaaatatcaaaACCTTGGGGGTGGATCTGAAAAATGGGCGGCGGCCCGATCTCCGCAACGGCGTAGGTTAGGGCTGAACCCCGGTTTCTGTAACTGATTGGTCGGAGAGGCGAAAGAGAGTGAGAGGAAAGGGAGTGGCGGCGAGTACGTTGGAAGGATGAGAGTGCAGCGTCCGGCGGCGTGCGACAGGGCGGGGAGCGGTAGCTGGAAATGGGAGGGAGGGAGGGGGCGCTATTTGTGAAACAGGGtttggaaaaagaagaaagctgGTTCAGTTCAGTACAAGAAAAATAGAatggagggaaaaaaaaaaagtaaaaagaagaataatatatatatatattttttggtgAGAAAGGAAacttcatgaatttttttaattataccATTACATGATAGGAGTATTCAAATAACCAAACAACTCGAATAATCTAGATTACTCAACCCAAATGGTAAGGATTGGATTgggttagttttatttttgggttaagttggattgaattttttataattttttcggGTTGGGTGGGTCGAgttacaatttttaaaattcggAATGACCTAACCCAATctgaatttttaataatattaatatatatatatacatgtccGGGACAAATATGACTATGATAGATCACACGTGTTATTGGCTGGTATCTTTAACCATGTTTTATTCTTTATTCCAAGtatttaaattattacatattaTTCGATCCATATCGAGACCCCTCGATTTAGATTGGAATTGGATCAACAAGTAAAGAAGTGATGAGAAGTTTGGTTTCTCCATTTGGATGTGTGTATCCATCTTCATCCTTGTAAAAGAGATTTGACACTCGAGCAAGATTCACAATACGCATAAAAATAGTACAGGGGACATTGGTAGATTGCACATAATCTT contains:
- the LOC120091913 gene encoding protein GAMETE CELL DEFECTIVE 1, mitochondrial — encoded protein: MQNLHHLICRLSSTSLGKTTITSKLLKENVGSHLLIDSVSTLKHAQGAWLTNLREFSAKSGGFDGGESKNESDKSVSESFSGTASDDFGWDSVSSWSTGLTKEHFDGEVVGHRTSGGEDSPKSPQSSLVSGLQEIEDRIRELEAENRKSKDFVDKWGERMREMSMLLKQVKEPGARGSYLKDSEKAEMYRLHKENPEVYTVEKLAKDYRIMRQRVHAILWLKELEEEEEKKLGHPLDDSVELLLDTCPEFFKSHDREFHVASLPYKPDFKVMPEGWDGTTRDLDEVHYEISQKEDDMLYKEFVEKMNFNKKKIAGEVFHHKYSRRRAADGWKFTIEKMGPRGKRGGGGGWKFVSLPNGSSRPLNEMEKMYVRRETPRHRRKILP